CGGGTCGCACGGATCCGGAGCCGCCAGGCGCGCCGACCCCAGAACGAAATCGTCCAGGGCGCGTAACGGTGGCAGCCGCACCTCCGACATCCTGCCGGTCAATGTAGCTGGACCAGCCAGAAGAGCCGCCGGACTACAACCCCCGTTACACCCCACGCCACTGCGAGGGACACCGGGAAATGAAGTCTGGGCGGAGAGACAGCTCTCTTAACCAGCTGGGCAGACTACGCAACAGTAGTACATGTGACCGGAAACACCGGCAAACACGCCTGAACTGTAAGGCTGCAGGGGCTGCCGGGAAATCAAGTCTCTACAGCTGGGAGAGACAATCCCATTCATCCCCAGGTGGGGGCGCCCGAGGGCGACTGTTCTGGGCGGTGTTGGCGCAAGCACGCAGCAGGCATTCTAGGACATGCAGATAGGAACTGTTAGAACGACGGGGTGATCCTGCTTTCTTGTCCAAGAGGTCCAAGAGGTCACACCTACTTGGAACTTCCTCcaggccccacccacaccccccaggTCCAGCCGTGAATACTATCAAGGGCCTTTTATTCACATTCACATCAGAGATGTCTGTTTCTGGGAAGGTTTTTTAATCCCCACAGATTTAATCAGGCACTCCCTCTGGGTCCCTAGCAGTCTTCTTCAggctgggagccccaggaggTCTGCTCCCTCCCTGGGTCCCCGGCCTGGCCCTGCAGGCACACAGTCACCGAGAAGTGCTTGGGGGAAGTGAGCTGTTTAGGCATAGTGCTGCCGAATGGAAGGTGGGCACCTGCCCCATTAATGCTTGCGGGCTGGTAGCTTCCACAGCACTCCTGATCCCCTGAAGGCTTTGCAATCTGCTGCCACTGCAGGACCCTTGCACAACCCACAGTGTCCTTAAAAGTCATCATCATCACAGATGTCAAGGTACACATCAAAAGCCTCTCTGTTGCAGTTTCCATCAGGAGTGAAGACATATTTGTGGAAGGTCCCATCCACACAGATGGCTGGAAGAGGGGGGGAACGGGTTAAAGGTTAAAAGCTGCTGAAGCCACATGCTCTGATCCTCTCCAGCGACCCAGGGCCCATGGTCTACCTCCAGGCCTTTGTCCACATGCCATCCCTCTCATGGTGGCGTTGAGCTGCCCACTCTAGCTCTCTCAGGCTTTCCATGCCCTAAAATTCCTGCAGGTCCAAAATGCAGGACTTTCCCCATGCCATACCCCGAATCAAGAGCCATTCCCACTCACCGATGACAGAGTTGACGTTCTTGGAAGTATTGCGACCGAACGCGCAGATGCAGGCTGACTCAGCAGGCACCGTGAAGCTCGCCAGGCTCCACTGAGAGTCCACGTACTGCCCAATCATAGGCCCCACCTTGCCCACACGAGCCAGCCTGCAGGCAGCACTGGCTAAGCCCAGGTGTGGTacatgggcagggggatggggacacagcagggcagggcagagcgTACTCACGCAGAGCGACGGTTGAGGCGGGTATCCTTCAGAGCAAAGATATGGACTGTGCCCTTGTCACTGGAAGcgcagaggaaggaggaatcgTGGCTGAAGTTGATGCTGGAAGACACAACCAGCAGTGAGGCCCATGTGCCATGTGGCCTGGGGTCACCAGCCCACCACATATACCCTAGGCTCACCAGTAGAGGGTGGCAGGGTCAGTGCCTCGGCGCAATTCCACCAGTTTCTCCTTGGACTGTGTGTCAAAAAGGCGAATGAGGGTGCCTTTCTGAGAGGCTGAGGCTACTacagtgcctggctggttcagggACACACAGGCCACGTCACTCTGATGGGCATTGATGGTAAATGGAGCAGATGAAGTGCCAGGCTTTGTGCTCGCCAGGTCCTGTGGCAGAAGGAGCACTTTGGGCTTGGGGTAGTCCAGAAGGCAGAGGTCAACCATCCACACAGGAGCCAGCTCACCCACTTACCCACCTACCCTTGCCCACTAGGCAGCTCACCACAAGTTGCAGACTCCCACACTTGTGTCCTGGGAACACCAGCAGCTGTTTCTCCAGGCTGGGGCAGAGGTCACAAAGCCCTAGGGTGTGAGGACACAATGTTGGTGGGGCAGGCGCTGGTGAGGGGGAGCAGAGTCTCAAAATGGACAGAAGCTGCATAAGGGCCAGGCCTTGACCTTCTGTGATCTAGGTTACCCATGGAACCCCCCAAGTGGCCAGGCAGATTCCCCACCTCCCCATGCAGCTGTGGCGGCCCCAGGAGGGCCCAAGGATCCCTGGCACAGCCACCCGTGTCCTTACTGGGTGTTTCTGACCTgctatctggggcacctgggggtagGAGGGGGGCAGAGAACTGGCTAAAAGGATGGAAAGATGGACAGACTGAGAATGTGAGCAGCTCTCAGTCCACCTGAGCATTTCTACACAAagactctctctctgccccctctttCCTGGCTTCTCTGGTGCCTCTTCCATTCTCTcatttctgtccctctgccccatccaCTGCCTCCTGCCCTCACACCTGCGTATCTGGGTCCTCTCACCCTTGGGGTTGTCCCGGGTGTCAAACTCGAACAGCTTTTGGGGACTGTCAGGGAAGGAGTACACATAGATGCGGTTCCTCAGCACGATCACAATTCTGTGGGCATCACACAATGCAGGATGTCCGTAAGGGGAGGGCAGGATGCCCATCCAGGACTAACCCTCTTGCCTGCTGTGGGGGACCTCCTACCTCCCCCACCCGGGTCCTCCTCAGGCTCACTTGTCATGGCGCATGCGCACAGCCAGCACTGGCTTGGTGAAGGTGAACTCCAGCACCAGCTTGTCCTTGGAGTCCTTGCCCTCCCGGGCATCGTCCCAGATCAGCACTGCTGGGCAGGTGGGTACGTTGTCGGGGCCAAGATTTAGGGCGAGGGGCAGCCCTGATGACACAGGACCCACCCCTACTCCCCATGGGACCTCAACCCACTTGCTTGACCTTTTGCTAACACCAATGTGAGCCTCCTATGGCATGAGCGCCTGTGGATATGATGGCTGACAGAACAGGTTTCTCAAACCCTTATactcatttacagatgaagaaacagaggcttgAGGGGGGTGAGTATCTGGCCAAGGACCTCGTTGCCCATCAGGAACCAAGCAGGGACTTATACCCAGGCCTATAACTTCCCCCTCAGTAACTATTTCTGCCTCCAGGCTCCCAATACATACACCTAGAGGACTTCTGCAATGGATCCTAGGGCTCTGTGACACGCCCAGGCCTCTCTTTCCATGTCCCAGTGGGATCAGCAAAAACCCTTAGAACAAATGGCTCCTGAGGCCCAAAGCCAGAAGGCACCAGGGAGGATGCTTCAAGATTTTTAGACCAAtaggctgtgtgactttggaaaagtcatttaacctctctggatctcagcctcaatttctttatctgtaaacatGGGGTTAATAATACTTCCTGCCACAGAGAGTTACCATGAGACTTTAAGTGAGTTAATATGTGTTGAGTGCTTAGAACAGTCCCAGGCTCACAGCAAGTGCTCCACAGGTAAGGACATGGCAGACAGGAGGCATTCAGTAAGTGTTAAGTGAAGGCAAAACACCAAGCTTCTCAAGCGGTAAGATCCACGACTTCCCAGCTGTAAGCCTCACTGTGGGACTCTGAGATGCTCTACCATCTTTATCTGCCAGTGCCTCGGGGTGCCTGGGGAAGCCAGGATTCTGGGGAatctgggctgagggcagaggatGGGATGAGGGCACTTACCTGAGATCTCTGAGAACTTGGGGCTGCTACCACCACCCACCAGGGCCAGCAGGTTGCAACGGTGTAGCATTTCCACCAGACCCATGCTGCCCACCTGCTCGTGGTCTGGACAAGGACCAGGTGTCAGTAGGGGTGGGAACCAAGGCCCAGCCCATCCCTTCTGCCCACTGCCCCACCCTCACCAACGgctcacccagatgccccttctcCATCAACGGCTCCACGTTGTAGATGCGCACACCTGTCTCCATGGCGCAGCAAAAGCAGCCTGGGAGGATGAGGGAAATTTGAGCTGCCTGAAAGGATGCCCAGCTGGAAGCTAGGGACTTAACACCCACCTCTGgccattctttccctccctcccacccacaatGGTGCAAGCACAAGCCTCTCTCACTTTGGTCTTGGTTGAAACGGAGGCTGGTCACTCCTCGAAGTGGCTGCTGAGTCATGGTCCAGGATTGCTTCCCTGGACACAAATGGGGATAGAGTTGGGAAGAGTCCTGGGGCTTGCCCTCCAAGTCCCAGAACTCCTGTCCTCAAAtgacttcttcctcctcctctactACCTACTGCTCCCAGCAGGGccacaaagaagacaaaaaagggGGATAGTCCTGGGGTCACTAAGCTTCCATGACCCCAAAGAGCATGGCCAGAAACTTCTCCATCTTCTTCCACTTGGTTGACCCCAGCTCCAGGTCTCCCTTGACTTGGACTCCTCATCTCCTTCTTACTCCCTGGCCCTCACTGCTTGTCCAGAAATAATGGGGTAGAGGGTGCCCTTGCCCTAGTGATATCTCTTCCCCACACCCAGCCAATCCTGGTCCATATGCCCCATGTGGCCTGgaaccacccccctcccacccacttcTCATCTTCACACCTGTGCTTAGCATCCCACTCCACCACCTGCCAATAAACAGGGAAAGAGGGCTAAGACATTCACTTCTTCCCACACCTCCCTGGACCTGGCCCTGGTCCACCACCCACAGgacttcctctcctcctgcctttctGAGGCTCCCAACCTATTCCACCATGTCAGAGCCCTCGCACACCTTCCCTCTTCCCAGGCTTCTCCAAACCCCCTCAGGATCCCATGCCTAGCTCCAGATGACCCCTTCTCATGCCATGCTAACCTCTGTCCAACCAGGGCCAGCGTGGATGCACCCCAGGCCCCCTTATGCCCTAGATACCCTACAGATTCCCCTATGATTTCAAATCATCCAATCGTCCACTCCTGGGACATCCCCTTCCATGTGCTTTTGTCACTGACTCCAATGCAGACTGGCTTGAACCTACTCCCAGGAATCCCATCCCTCTTATATTCCTCCTCCAGATTCTCTATCCCCGCCCCAAACGCCCTGCCTCAGGGCACGCCTTCCTCACCAAGACTTGCCTAGGACACACCTCCCCAAACCCCCACCTGTAACAACTCAACCCCACCAAgacgcctgccccaggcccctctAAGATTCCTGCCCTAGAGCACCCATACTCCCTTCAAACCCCCCATCTCCCCAAGACCTTTGCCCAAGTACACCCCTCCCCATTCTCCAAGAGCTCAAACCTACCCTCCCCCCCTTGTGCCACCTCCACTGGACCGTCTCACTCCCCAAAGACTAATTCTTAGTACACCCCCACCTTCCATAACCCCTTTTTGGACCCAAATTCCAAAGTTCTTTGCTACCCAAGAACCCTGCCCCTGgatgcctccatttcctcataaCCAAGACCGCCCACATACTCCTTCCAACGCCCGCACCCACTTAGGCTGCCTGTCCGAGACTCCTCCTAACCACCAAGACCTCGCTCGGTTCAAGGGACCCACTACCCTAACCCTCTCCCAGACTCCAAccaattctgggatcatgccccagtTCTCCGCTGCCTGGACAAACCTGACCTCCACGCGTGCCCGATCCCAACCCCAGCTGTCGGTGCCGCCCGCGGCCCGGTTTTCTGACCTCCCGGGCCCAGACGCCCGGCTCCGGTGTTTACATTAGGTCTCACTTCCGGGGGAGGGAGTCTGTGACCGGAAGTGACTCATCCTGGCCGGAAAACGCGGCCGCAGCTCTCCTCACTGGGGTTCCAGGTCTTTGCAGCTATGTGAGTCATAGTGGCATCCTCCAGAGGCTGTGCAAGGGCCTGGCTGTCTGAGGGAGCCGAGGAGGGTGGGCGAGAGACACTTTCCCTTGCTGAGCGGAAGAGGGCCGAGCACTCCCCAGTTCGGTCCTGCTCAGAGAGCGAGAGGCGTTAACTTTCTGGGCTAACGAGACTTGGGCCTCCGAGGTGGGCTAGAGCGGCCTTCCTGGCTTGTCCTCCCAGATTTCCAgagaggcgggtggggaggcCGGGGCGGCCACAGACCTGGAGACCTTGGAAAGCTGAAACTCCCCTTGCCCAGGGGAAGCCAGCCCCTCCCCGCCCTTGGTTTTgtttacaaaaccaaaaaaatgggTTTTTACTGGTAAGAGGTAAATGCTTACcgtgggggaaaaaagaccagTTATGTGCCTactggaaatacttttttttttttaaagattttattttattatttattcatgagagacacagagagagagacagagacacaggcagagggagaagcaggctccatgcagggagcctgacatgggactcgatccagggtcttcaggatcaggccctgggctgaaggcggtgcgaaaccactgagccacctgggctgccctggaaatactttttaaattcagcTTTTAACTTTTGAGGTAACTGTGGATTCACATGTAGTTttgagaaataatacaaagaaatcaGATGTACTTTTAATGGTTTCCCCCAAAggtaacatataaaattaatagtAACATTACAATCAGGGCATTGACATTGATACCGTCTAGCCATGGTTTTTCTCAAGTGCtgttttgatgctttttaaattttttattaacatataataGAAGTCTGTTTTAATTCCAACTTTGTAACTGATTGCTGGCATTCCATGGAATAAATGTAGCATTGCTCAGCTGGGTTGTTTCATGTATGAGGCTGTCAACATATTGTGAATTTGGGCTCCATATGCTGCCCTAGGTGTGACTCCATTGCTGTGATCCTTGGCAAGGCCAGTTTTGTGGCATTCTTCAGTGTCTACTGCCTCATGTCCCAGACCATATTTAACTCAATTCAGTTTGGGTTCTGCTATTCCTATGTCTCTGAGACGGCTCTTAACCAGATCACCTGTGAATAATCTTGCTAAACCAGCAGTCATTTCCCTACCCTCTCCTATGACTGCCCAATGCATTCCAGTTTCTTACTCTCACTCTCTTGGTTTTATCCTGTTTCTGTCTACTCTTCCACCTTTATCCAATTTCCAAATATTAGAGCATCCTTGGGTATGACTCTGGCCCCTTTGCTTTTGTAGTCAATATTCTCTCCCTAGGGGACTTCAACTTCTCTTGTATCCTTAATTATTGCAAATATTTGGGAGATCCACTAATTTAGGCCTCTAGCCTAGACCTTTTTCCTGAACACCAGACTTAGATACGTATATACGTAAATTATGGCCTGTATGACATCTTCTTGTGATGTCTCTTAAAGTAGCTCACACTTAATACATCCAAACAGATCTCAGATTTTTTTGGCTCAAATACCCTCTTGTCTCCCTCATCTCAACTAATGGAACAACAACACTCAGTTTGTCACTCAATTCAAACAGCAGATATATCATGCTTGATTCTTCTCTGTTGTTACTGGCAAATTCTGTTTGTCTCCTTATCAAAAGGTGTCAGAAATAAACACCTCAGTCATTTACTTGCCATCAAGATGGAGGAACAGGGACTGAGTTGGCTTTCTCACCTGAAACAACTCTCCCCCCTCAAAAAGAACCAGACAAAATACATCAAACAATGGTTTTCAAGACATAGACATCAGGCAGTGAAAAATAGTGATCactgaaaaatgagaaacaagatGAGCCTGACAATTGGCCCAGCATACTGCTTGGAGAGTTTCCATCCTATAGCACAGGAAGGGGAGACTGAGTTAGAAAGCCCTGATGACCTCCCTAAATTGAGATAGTTCAGAGAGACAAGGGTACTTAGAATTCAAAGGACAGAATATCAAGAGAGAGCTGCACAGGGAGAGAATCACAGAAATCTGCAGAGGGTCCCCTGTGAGCATTCAGCAGAGTTAGTGATCAGTGCATGCACCGAAAAAACTACCCAAGGCTAGGGAAAGGACCATCCAAATGAATTAGAgggaacagggcctggcacactgGCAAGGAATAGTTCTTGCTCCTATAAACTAGACTGGGAAAACTCACAATTTGTAAAATACACAGGAAAGTCTTGCCTCAGTCATGGAAAAAAAACTAACTGTAGACTTAGTACTGCTCCAGACCCACTTAACAAATCATAAGACCCTGAAAAAGGAAACTGTCTCCAAGTAACTTAACTATCTCAGTACAAAGGTCAGGAAGatttataagaataataataatccagcacctaaaaaagtaaaatttatgatGTCTGTTTCCAAACAGACATGATCAGGcataaaaaggcataaaaagaagcagaaagtgggcagcctgggtggctcagcagtttagcgcctgccttcagcccagggtgtgatcctggagacctgggatccagtcccacgtcaggctccctgcatggagcctgcttctccctctgcctgtatctctgcctctctctctgtgtctctcatgaataaataaataaattaaataaataaataaataaataaataaataaataaattcttttttaaaaaaggaaatacatacagtaacatggaagaaccttaaaaataaatg
The Vulpes vulpes isolate BD-2025 chromosome X, VulVul3, whole genome shotgun sequence genome window above contains:
- the WDR45 gene encoding WD repeat domain phosphoinositide-interacting protein 4 isoform X2; translated protein: MTQQPLRGVTSLRFNQDQSCFCCAMETGVRIYNVEPLMEKGHLDHEQVGSMGLVEMLHRCNLLALVGGGSSPKFSEISVLIWDDAREGKDSKDKLVLEFTFTKPVLAVRMRHDKIVIVLRNRIYVYSFPDSPQKLFEFDTRDNPKGLCDLCPSLEKQLLVFPGHKCGSLQLVDLASTKPGTSSAPFTINAHQSDVACVSLNQPGTVVASASQKGTLIRLFDTQSKEKLVELRRGTDPATLYCINFSHDSSFLCASSDKGTVHIFALKDTRLNRRSALARVGKVGPMIGQYVDSQWSLASFTVPAESACICAFGRNTSKNVNSVIAICVDGTFHKYVFTPDGNCNREAFDVYLDICDDDDF
- the WDR45 gene encoding WD repeat domain phosphoinositide-interacting protein 4 isoform X1; this encodes MTQQPLRGVTSLRFNQDQSCFCCAMETGVRIYNVEPLMEKGHLDHEQVGSMGLVEMLHRCNLLALVGGGSSPKFSEISAVLIWDDAREGKDSKDKLVLEFTFTKPVLAVRMRHDKIVIVLRNRIYVYSFPDSPQKLFEFDTRDNPKGLCDLCPSLEKQLLVFPGHKCGSLQLVDLASTKPGTSSAPFTINAHQSDVACVSLNQPGTVVASASQKGTLIRLFDTQSKEKLVELRRGTDPATLYCINFSHDSSFLCASSDKGTVHIFALKDTRLNRRSALARVGKVGPMIGQYVDSQWSLASFTVPAESACICAFGRNTSKNVNSVIAICVDGTFHKYVFTPDGNCNREAFDVYLDICDDDDF
- the WDR45 gene encoding WD repeat domain phosphoinositide-interacting protein 4 isoform X4, whose amino-acid sequence is MTQQPLRGVTSLRFNQDQSCFCCAMETGVRIYNVEPLMEKGHLDHEQVGSMGLVEMLHRCNLLALVGGGSSPKFSEISGLCDLCPSLEKQLLVFPGHKCGSLQLVDLASTKPGTSSAPFTINAHQSDVACVSLNQPGTVVASASQKGTLIRLFDTQSKEKLVELRRGTDPATLYCINFSHDSSFLCASSDKGTVHIFALKDTRLNRRSALARVGKVGPMIGQYVDSQWSLASFTVPAESACICAFGRNTSKNVNSVIAICVDGTFHKYVFTPDGNCNREAFDVYLDICDDDDF
- the WDR45 gene encoding WD repeat domain phosphoinositide-interacting protein 4 isoform X3 — encoded protein: MTQQPLRGVTSLRFNQDQSCFCCAMETGVRIYNVEPLMEKGHLVLIWDDAREGKDSKDKLVLEFTFTKPVLAVRMRHDKIVIVLRNRIYVYSFPDSPQKLFEFDTRDNPKGLCDLCPSLEKQLLVFPGHKCGSLQLVDLASTKPGTSSAPFTINAHQSDVACVSLNQPGTVVASASQKGTLIRLFDTQSKEKLVELRRGTDPATLYCINFSHDSSFLCASSDKGTVHIFALKDTRLNRRSALARVGKVGPMIGQYVDSQWSLASFTVPAESACICAFGRNTSKNVNSVIAICVDGTFHKYVFTPDGNCNREAFDVYLDICDDDDF